A genome region from Gopherus flavomarginatus isolate rGopFla2 chromosome 9, rGopFla2.mat.asm, whole genome shotgun sequence includes the following:
- the MRM2 gene encoding rRNA methyltransferase 2, mitochondrial gives MSRYQRLMSTSLQCQRFHTAAGRLKSKTGAEHRWLERHLKDPFVRAAKQHNYRCRSAFKLLEIDDKHKVLHPGLSVIDCGAAPGAWSQVAVQRVNALGTDPNAPVGFVLGVDLLHISPLEGAVFLPNADITDPVTLKKIQELLPTERADVILSDMAPNATGIRELDHQKLINLCLTLLDLSQSILRPRGTILCKFWDGREAHLLQNRLMEHFQDVRTIKPQSSRKESAEIYYLAKLYNHGVKHQNGMEIHQP, from the exons ATGAGCCG TTATCAGAGGTTGATGAGCACTTCCCTTCAGTGCCAACGGTTCCACACTGCAGCAGGACGTCTAAAGAGCAAAACGGGGGCAGAGCACCGCTGGCTGGAGCGACATCTTAAGGATCCATTTGTGAGGGCAGCAAAACAGCATAATTATCGTTGCCGGagtgctttcaaactgctggagATAGATGACAAACATAAGGTTCTTCATCCGGGGCTCTCTGTGATAGactgtggggcagctcctggagcTTGGAGTCAGGTTGCTGTACAGCGAGTGAATGCTTTGGGCACTG ATCCTAATGCCCCTGTTGGTTTTGTGCTTGGAGTTGACCTTCTTCATATTTCCCCCCTGGAAGGAGCAGTCTTCCTTCCCAATGCTGATATTACAGATCCAGTCACGCTTAAGAAGATCCAGGAACTCCTTCCTACAGAGAGGGCAGATGTTATCTTGAGTGACATGGCACCTAATGCCACAGGGATCCGAGAGCTTGATCATCAGAAGTTGATTAACTTGTGCTTGACCCTTTTGGATCTCTCCCAAAGTATCTTGCGGCCAAGGGGAACCATCCTCTGTAAATTCTGGGATGGACGGGAAGCCCATCTGCTCCAAAACAGACTAATGGAGCATTTCCAAGATGTGAGAACTATAAAGCCTCAGTCCAGCCGGAAGGAGTCAGCAGAGATCTATTACTTGGCAAAACTATACAACCATGGAGTGAAACATCagaatggaatggaaatccatcaaccttaG
- the NUDT1 gene encoding oxidized purine nucleoside triphosphate hydrolase: protein MFTSKLFTLVLVVQPQQVLLGMKKRGFGAGRWNGFGGKVQAGETIEQAAHRELLEESGLTVDNLQKMGQITFEFVGNSELMEVHIFRADTFHGEPTESDEMRPQWFQLDQVPFSHMWPDDVYWFPLLLQKKLFQGYFKFQGLDTIQEYTLRQVEEV from the exons ATGTTCACAAGCAAGCTCTTCACACTGGTgctggtggtgcagccccagcagGTGTTGCTGGGCATGAAGAAACGTGGATTCGGGGCTGGCCGCTGGAATGGATTCGGGGGCAAAGTGCAAGCGGGTGAGACCATAGAGCAGGCAGCCCACAG ggagctgctggaagagagCGGATTGACCGTAGACAACTTGCAGAAGATGGGTCAGATCACCTTTGAGTTTGTCGGTAACTCTGAGCTCATGGAAGTCCACATCTTCCGGGCGGACACCTTTCATGGAGAGCCAACAGAAAGTGATG AAATGCGTCCGCAGTGGTTTCAGCTGGATCAGGTGCCTTTCAGTCACATGTGGCCAGATGATGTCTACTGGTTCCCCCTACTGCTCCAAAAGAAGTTGTTCCAGGGCTATTTTAAGTTCCAGGGTCTAGACACTATTCAGGAGTACACGCTGAGACAGGTGGAGGAGGTTTAA